A single genomic interval of Sulfurovum sp. TSL6 harbors:
- a CDS encoding type II secretion system protein gives MIELIFVIVIIGILAAVAIPKLAATRDDAQASTCIHESGQLVQEISAQYTKLGYADFILTDIADMTNIKVAAGTTENGISDAATAKLAQDGDTITYVCGGEDVMVVTAEIGGGDFNLSVSTDITTPTSPAAVKAAEGVLENIGGTSPKQYEL, from the coding sequence ATGATCGAATTGATCTTTGTAATTGTAATTATCGGGATTTTAGCAGCGGTAGCAATACCTAAATTGGCAGCAACTAGAGATGACGCACAAGCATCAACTTGTATACATGAGTCTGGTCAATTGGTACAGGAAATATCAGCGCAGTATACAAAATTAGGTTATGCAGACTTTATCCTTACAGATATTGCAGATATGACAAATATAAAAGTAGCAGCTGGTACTACAGAGAACGGAATTAGTGATGCTGCAACTGCTAAGTTAGCTCAAGATGGTGATACTATCACTTATGTATGTGGTGGTGAAGACGTAATGGTTGTAACTGCTGAAATTGGTGGTGGAGATTTTAACTTATCAGTTTCAACAGATATTACTACCCCTACTTCACCAGCTGCTGTAAAAGCTGCAGAAGGTGTCTTGGAGAATATTGGTGGAACTTCGCCTAAGCAATACGAACTATAA
- a CDS encoding type II secretion system protein gives MRRGFTMIELIFVIVIIGILAAVAMPKLAASRNDAEASVCVHEVGQLLSEIASEYAKLGNATFKSTTISDMTNIRIYSAGDSKGIKADTVVDTRGITYVCGNEDVVSMVGENAGADYNLTVTVTAGTTPVSQIVAQDVTQNILGGSSSKIFGL, from the coding sequence ATGAGACGTGGATTCACAATGATCGAACTGATCTTTGTCATTGTTATTATTGGAATTTTGGCTGCGGTTGCTATGCCTAAATTGGCGGCTAGTAGAAATGATGCAGAAGCATCAGTCTGTGTGCATGAAGTAGGGCAGCTTCTTTCTGAAATTGCATCCGAATATGCAAAACTGGGAAATGCAACTTTTAAGTCTACAACTATATCAGATATGACAAATATTCGTATATACTCTGCGGGTGATTCAAAAGGTATCAAAGCAGATACAGTAGTGGACACCAGAGGTATTACCTATGTGTGTGGTAATGAAGATGTTGTGAGTATGGTAGGAGAAAATGCTGGTGCAGACTATAATTTGACTGTTACGGTAACTGCAGGAACCACACCTGTATCTCAAATTGTAGCGCAAGATGTTACTCAAAATATCCTTGGGGGCAGCTCTTCAAAAATATTTGGACTTTAA
- the uvrB gene encoding excinuclease ABC subunit UvrB yields the protein MPNFTVASPYQPAGDQPKAIETLCHSIEAGNQYQTLLGVTGSGKTYTMAKVIEKTRKPTLIMTHNKTLAAQLYSEFKSFFPNNHVEYFISYYDYYQPEAYLPRQDLFIEKDSSINEELERLRLSTTANLLSHDDVIVIASVSANYGLGSPDDYRSIVQKLCVGDEYNQKALLLRLVDMGYKRNDEFFDRGDFRVTGEVIDIYPAYSEEFAIRIEFFGDEIEAIYEFNSLTGEKEEGIKEATIYSANQFIVSKEKLARAVKSIEEELEERLAYYQKEDRMIEYNRLKQRTEFDLEMLEGTGMCKGIENYSRHLTGKKAGETPYTMMDYFEAMHDDYLVIVDESHVSLPQFRGMYAGDRSRKEVLVDHGFRLPSALDNRPLMFDEYIHKAPHFLFVSATPAPLELELSSAVAQQVVRPTGLLDPEIEVIDSTYQVENLHDRMKPVIARGERVLVTVLTKKMAEELTTYYNDLGLKARHMHSDMDAIERNQTIRSLRLGEFDILVGINLLREGLDLPEVSLVAILDADKEGFLRSRTSLIQTAGRAARNANGHVLMYAKKITDSMQFTIDTTQARRETQIAYNKEHGITPQTTLRVLDTDLKVEDAGELYNKQSKLDKMPKAERQQMVKELKAKMLAAAKNLDFEEAARLRDQIAKIKKL from the coding sequence TTGCCAAATTTCACGGTAGCCAGTCCATACCAACCAGCCGGTGACCAGCCCAAAGCCATAGAAACACTTTGTCATTCCATAGAAGCAGGAAATCAGTACCAAACACTGCTGGGTGTTACGGGTTCAGGTAAAACCTATACGATGGCAAAAGTCATAGAAAAGACCAGAAAACCCACCCTTATCATGACACATAACAAAACGTTGGCAGCACAACTTTACTCTGAGTTTAAAAGTTTTTTTCCGAACAACCATGTCGAATACTTTATCTCTTACTATGACTACTATCAGCCTGAAGCCTATCTTCCACGACAAGATCTGTTTATAGAAAAAGATTCTTCCATCAACGAAGAGTTGGAACGTTTGCGTTTAAGTACGACTGCGAACCTGCTGTCACATGATGATGTCATTGTCATCGCTTCTGTTTCTGCCAATTATGGATTGGGGTCGCCCGATGATTACCGTTCCATCGTACAGAAACTTTGTGTGGGTGATGAGTACAACCAAAAAGCCCTGCTCCTCAGACTGGTAGATATGGGGTACAAACGCAATGATGAATTTTTTGACAGGGGTGATTTTCGGGTTACGGGTGAAGTCATAGACATTTACCCCGCTTACTCTGAAGAGTTTGCCATACGTATAGAATTTTTTGGTGATGAGATAGAAGCTATCTATGAGTTTAATTCACTCACGGGAGAAAAAGAAGAAGGTATCAAAGAAGCTACCATCTACTCGGCCAACCAGTTCATCGTCTCTAAAGAAAAACTTGCCCGTGCGGTCAAAAGCATAGAAGAGGAGCTTGAGGAGAGACTTGCCTATTACCAAAAAGAAGACCGTATGATAGAGTACAACCGTCTTAAACAGCGTACAGAGTTCGACCTGGAAATGCTGGAAGGTACAGGGATGTGTAAAGGTATCGAAAACTACTCCAGGCACCTTACCGGGAAAAAAGCAGGAGAGACACCTTATACCATGATGGACTACTTTGAAGCCATGCATGATGATTATCTCGTCATTGTTGATGAGTCCCATGTCTCTTTGCCACAGTTCAGGGGAATGTATGCCGGAGACAGAAGCCGAAAAGAAGTGCTTGTTGACCACGGTTTCAGACTCCCTTCTGCACTGGACAACCGTCCCTTGATGTTTGACGAATATATCCATAAAGCACCTCACTTTCTCTTTGTTTCTGCTACTCCTGCCCCGCTTGAACTTGAGCTTTCCTCTGCAGTAGCCCAACAAGTCGTACGACCTACAGGGCTGCTTGACCCAGAGATAGAAGTGATCGACAGTACGTACCAGGTGGAAAACCTGCATGACAGGATGAAACCGGTCATAGCACGTGGTGAACGTGTGCTTGTCACAGTATTGACAAAAAAGATGGCAGAAGAGTTGACCACTTACTACAATGATCTTGGGCTTAAAGCCCGGCATATGCACTCAGATATGGATGCCATAGAACGTAACCAGACCATACGTTCCTTACGTTTAGGTGAGTTTGATATCTTAGTAGGTATTAACCTGCTTAGAGAAGGACTTGACCTTCCTGAAGTCAGTCTCGTAGCTATTCTCGATGCAGACAAAGAAGGTTTTTTACGTTCACGGACTTCTCTCATACAAACAGCAGGAAGGGCTGCAAGAAATGCCAACGGGCATGTGCTTATGTATGCTAAAAAGATCACAGATTCTATGCAGTTCACCATCGATACCACACAAGCCAGACGAGAAACACAAATAGCCTATAATAAAGAACATGGCATTACCCCACAAACCACACTCAGGGTCCTTGACACAGACCTCAAAGTAGAAGACGCAGGTGAACTCTACAATAAACAAAGTAAACTGGACAAAATGCCAAAAGCAGAACGTCAACAAATGGTCAAAGAACTCAAAGCAAAGATGCTTGCTGCAGCAAAAAATCTGGACTTTGAAGAGGCTGCCAGACTGCGTGACCAGATAGCAAAAATCAAAAAATTGTAG
- a CDS encoding GGDEF domain-containing protein — MKIQKEWSSFRLTLLLYAIIFIIPLTFYFVYTSFNTLDADTKAIRTAGWLEGAAMTLAIDPSDQNNQQMVKHIDDALHKLSAWVIQNNDSEFYIGGQTLVKDLSNVTNDWNVYKQALSNHDIGTNIKENSLKWDDSVRNLTIIIENMIYLKQNKLINMFYWNLAAAMLFALLLIYLVRAYIHQQMKKHAIHDHDTKLFNKKYFCAELKTSCARAARNNAPLSLLSIAIDDLGDESKHYSQKMQAYILKTFGGLITSLTRESDVACRYDENHFSILLPDTSEENALVLEKRVREALEKHDFGVVPELNFKFATAHLNFKESAEAFRTRTEGLLK, encoded by the coding sequence ATGAAAATACAAAAAGAATGGTCATCATTTAGACTTACGCTTTTACTTTACGCAATTATTTTTATCATACCTCTCACTTTTTATTTTGTATATACTTCATTTAATACTCTAGATGCCGATACTAAGGCCATACGTACTGCTGGGTGGTTAGAGGGTGCTGCTATGACTCTAGCCATAGATCCTTCTGATCAAAACAATCAACAGATGGTAAAGCATATTGATGATGCATTGCATAAATTATCTGCTTGGGTGATTCAAAATAATGATTCAGAGTTTTACATAGGAGGACAAACGCTTGTAAAAGACCTCTCAAATGTCACTAATGATTGGAATGTATACAAACAAGCACTGTCAAATCATGATATTGGTACAAATATTAAAGAAAATAGTTTAAAGTGGGACGACTCTGTAAGAAATTTAACCATTATCATTGAAAATATGATTTATCTAAAACAAAATAAATTGATCAATATGTTTTATTGGAATCTGGCTGCTGCCATGCTGTTTGCATTACTCTTGATCTACTTGGTTAGAGCCTATATCCATCAACAGATGAAGAAACATGCCATTCATGACCATGATACCAAACTCTTTAACAAAAAATATTTTTGTGCAGAACTGAAAACATCTTGTGCCAGAGCAGCACGAAACAACGCCCCCCTCTCTTTACTTTCTATTGCGATCGATGATCTGGGGGACGAGAGTAAGCACTATAGTCAAAAAATGCAAGCATATATACTTAAAACCTTTGGAGGGCTGATCACTTCTTTGACTAGAGAAAGTGATGTGGCATGCCGGTATGACGAAAATCACTTTTCTATACTTTTGCCTGATACCTCAGAAGAAAATGCATTGGTTTTAGAGAAACGTGTACGTGAAGCACTTGAGAAACATGATTTTGGTGTGGTTCCGGAACTCAACTTCAAGTTCGCAACAGCCCATCTCAACTTCAAAGAGTCAGCTGAAGCATTCAGAACCCGTACAGAAGGGTTGTTAAAATAA
- a CDS encoding RNA degradosome polyphosphate kinase — MALDLSSSQLYFNRELSWLQFNSRVLAQALDEQLPPLERLKFLAIYGTNLDEFYMIRVAGLKALYKAGVQETGPDKLTPSQQLDQIHGYLHKEHKVLESCYTSIISELHIHGVNVKNYDALNQEEQEEVKEKFFHEIYPVIIPIAVDATHPFPHLNNLSFGLALTLEDDSKHIKHGLVRIPRILPRFVQLGQTFIPIESVVEYFASELFPGFSPLASTPFRVTRNADIEIEEEEADDFLEILQEGLRSRNKGSLIRLELNDGADENLINFLLSHLNLDDKDIYSYKSLSLNLGSLWQIVGDKALSHLVLPTFAPKILPPLNSEDIFKAIEKQDVLLYHPFDSFEPVVQFIKQAAADPETITIRMTLYRAGPNSPIVKALIDAVRDGKQVMVLVELKARFDEENNLRWARLLEDVGAHVVYGIPGLKVHAKIAQVIKRQNGKLKSYVHLATGNYNPSTSKIYTDISYFTTKEIFSTDATHFFHFLTGFSTHTKLDTLFMSPTQIKPKLLKLIEKEYKYGSEGHIILKANSLVDTDIIKALYIASQKGCKVDLIIRGICCLKPGIKGISENITVSSVIGKYLEHARIYFFKHDKIKCYIASADLMPRNLVRRVELMTPILEETLRQKIEQILMLQLADNALRWELQEDGNYTKVPPLGKTVNNHFVLEEYVNKIHDKTKKETPDYVSRLANRILKES; from the coding sequence ATGGCGTTAGATCTCTCTTCTTCACAACTCTATTTTAACCGTGAACTCTCATGGCTGCAGTTTAACTCACGTGTTCTGGCACAGGCACTGGATGAACAGCTACCACCACTGGAACGCCTTAAGTTTCTTGCTATCTACGGAACGAACCTTGATGAATTTTATATGATACGCGTTGCAGGGCTGAAGGCACTCTATAAAGCAGGCGTACAGGAGACTGGACCGGACAAGCTGACGCCAAGCCAACAACTCGACCAAATACATGGTTACCTTCATAAAGAGCACAAAGTGTTGGAGTCATGTTATACTTCTATCATCTCGGAACTTCATATACATGGGGTCAATGTAAAGAACTATGATGCGCTCAACCAGGAAGAACAAGAGGAAGTAAAAGAAAAATTCTTTCATGAGATATATCCTGTGATCATCCCCATAGCTGTAGATGCGACACACCCTTTCCCCCACCTCAACAATCTTAGTTTTGGTTTGGCACTTACACTGGAAGATGACTCCAAACATATCAAACATGGACTTGTGCGTATCCCTAGAATACTCCCAAGATTTGTCCAGTTAGGACAAACATTTATTCCCATAGAGTCTGTGGTTGAGTACTTTGCCTCTGAACTTTTTCCTGGGTTCAGTCCACTGGCTTCAACACCTTTCAGGGTCACAAGAAATGCGGATATCGAGATAGAAGAGGAAGAAGCGGATGACTTTTTGGAGATCCTCCAGGAAGGTTTACGCTCCAGAAACAAAGGTTCGCTTATCCGTCTTGAACTCAACGATGGGGCAGATGAAAATCTTATAAACTTTTTACTTTCGCATCTTAACCTTGATGACAAAGACATTTACTCCTACAAAAGTCTTTCTCTCAACCTGGGAAGCCTATGGCAGATCGTAGGAGATAAAGCACTTTCACACCTTGTACTGCCTACTTTTGCACCCAAAATACTTCCTCCGTTAAACAGTGAAGATATCTTTAAGGCTATCGAGAAACAGGATGTCCTTCTTTACCATCCTTTTGACAGTTTTGAACCCGTAGTGCAATTCATCAAACAGGCAGCAGCCGACCCTGAAACGATCACTATACGGATGACACTCTATCGTGCAGGTCCAAACTCTCCTATCGTAAAAGCACTCATAGATGCAGTTCGTGATGGGAAACAGGTGATGGTACTTGTTGAGCTCAAAGCAAGATTTGATGAGGAGAATAACTTGCGTTGGGCAAGATTGCTTGAAGATGTTGGAGCACACGTAGTCTATGGTATACCTGGACTCAAAGTGCATGCTAAGATCGCTCAGGTGATCAAAAGACAAAATGGAAAGCTGAAAAGTTATGTCCATTTAGCCACAGGGAATTATAATCCGAGTACATCGAAGATCTATACCGATATATCATATTTTACAACCAAAGAAATTTTCAGTACAGATGCCACACACTTTTTTCACTTCCTCACAGGTTTCTCTACGCATACAAAATTAGATACACTTTTCATGTCACCTACACAGATCAAACCAAAGCTTCTCAAACTCATAGAGAAAGAGTATAAATATGGATCCGAGGGGCACATCATTCTTAAAGCGAACTCTTTAGTGGATACGGATATCATCAAAGCACTTTATATTGCTTCTCAAAAAGGATGTAAAGTTGATCTTATCATCCGTGGTATCTGTTGTTTAAAACCGGGGATCAAAGGCATTAGTGAAAACATTACTGTCTCTTCTGTCATAGGAAAATACTTGGAACATGCACGTATCTACTTTTTTAAACATGACAAAATCAAATGCTACATTGCTTCTGCGGACCTCATGCCACGTAACCTTGTAAGGCGTGTTGAACTTATGACACCTATCTTGGAAGAGACCCTTAGACAAAAGATAGAACAGATCTTGATGTTACAACTTGCAGATAATGCCTTACGCTGGGAACTGCAAGAAGATGGAAACTACACAAAAGTACCGCCTCTGGGTAAAACGGTAAACAACCATTTTGTCTTAGAAGAGTATGTCAACAAGATTCATGATAAAACAAAAAAAGAGACACCTGACTACGTAAGCCGTTTAGCAAATCGTATATTGAAGGAGAGTTAA